The genome window GTGCGCTGGTCCGGTGGGGGGCGGGTCGCGGCGGGAGGGACGTCTACGTGCAGGTCACGTCGACCAACGAGCCCGCGCTCGGCATGTGGCGCCGGCTCGGGTTCGTGGACCACCACACCTACCGGTACCTGACCCTGCCGGGATGGGTCAGTCCTCGTCCGCCGCCCACGGGTCGGACTCGGCGAAGGGCAGCAGGTCCGCAGCCGCCTGCCGGGTGACGGAGGCGACGATCCAGGTGCCGTCCTCGCGGTCCTCCCGCTTCAGCACCTCACCACCCTCGTAGGCGGTGTTGACCACGTCCGCGCGGGCGTAGGGCACCAGCGCCTCGACGATGCGCCGACGCGGCGGGACGCGGTCCGCGACCAGGTCGATGAGCGCGTCGATGCCCTGGCCGGTGACCGCGGACACGCTGATCACGCCGCCCTTGAGCGCCCGGTCGGCGACGGCGCGCGCCAGCCCGCGGACGGTGTCGGCGTCGGTCAGGTCCGACTTGTTCAGCACGATCAGGCGCGGCAGGTCGCCGGCGCCGATCTCGGTGAGGGTCTCGTCGACGGCCAGGACGTGCGCCTCGGCCTCGGGGTGGCTCGCGTCGACGACGTGCAGCAGCAGGTCCGCCTCGATGGTGTCCTCGAGGGTGGACTTGAACGCCTCGACCAGGGCGGTCGGCAGCTTGCGGACGAACCCGACGGTGTCGGTGAGCACCACGGTCCGGCTGTCGGGGAGGTCGAGCTGGCGGGCGGTGGTGTCGAGCGTCGCGAACAGCTGGTCGGCGACGAGCACGTCCGCGCCGGTGATCGCGTTCATCAGCGTCGACTTGCCGGCGTTGGTGTACCCGACCAGCGCGACGGTCGGCACGCGGTTCCGCCGGCGGTTCGCGGACTTGGTGCGGCGGACCTGCTCGAAGTCCTTCAGGTCGCGCTTGAGCTTGGTGATCCGGCGGTTCAGCTTCCGGCGGTCGACCTCGAGCTGGGTCTCCCCCGGCCCGCGCATGCCGACCCCGACGCCGCCGGCCTGGCGGCTGAGCGCCTGCCCCCACCCGCGGAGGCGGGGCAGCAGGTAGGTCAGCTGGGCCAGCTCGACCTGGGCGGTGCCCTCGGAGGACGAGGCGTGCTGGGCGAAGATGTCGAGGATCACGATGGTCCGGTCGAGGACCTTGACCTTGAGCCTCTCCTCGAGGTTGCGCTGCTGCGCGGGCGACAGGTCGTCGTCGAAGATCACCGAGTCGGCGCCGAGCGCGGCAGCCATGTCCCGCAGCTCGGCGACCTTCCCCCGTCCGATGAACGTGGCCACGTCGGGGGTGTCGCGCCGTTGGACGACCCGTCCGACGGTCTCGCCGCCGGCGGTGTCGAGGAGCTGCTCCAGCTCGTCGAGGGATGCGTCCACCTGGTGGCTGGACTGGCCGGGCAGCGCGACGGCGACCAGCACCGCGGTGTCGACCGGCCGGAAGATCGCCACACCCTCCTGGGGCGCGCCCTCGGCGACGCGTTCGGCCTCGGCCCGGCGCCGCTGTGCGCGGCGGAGCTGGAGCTGCGCCTCCTCCTGCTGGTCCTGGGCGCGCTCGGACGGGCGAGGGGTCGCGCCCTGCAGCCGCGCTGGTCGTGGCTCGCGGTGGTCAGCCATCAGGTCCCTCCCGTGGCGGTCGCCCACCAGGTCTCATCGACGATGCCGCTGGCGACCTCGACGGCAGGTCCGGTCACGAACAGCGTCTCGTCGGTCCAGGCGATCGTGAGGATGCCGCCGGGGAGGTGCACGTCGACCTCGCGGTCGGCGAGGCCGACCAACGCCGCCGCCACCGCCATGGCGGAGCCCCCGGTCCCCGAGGCGAGGGTCTCGCCGACGCCGCGCTCCCAGATGCGGCCGTGGACGGTGCCGCGGTCGGGGACGGTGATGAACTCGACGTTGGTCCCCTCGCCGAAGACCTCGTGCCGTTCGAGGAGGGGGCCGACGACGTGCACGGGCGCGGCCGCCACGTCGTCGACGACGATGACGGCATGGGGGTTGCCCATCGACACGGTCGTGACCGTCACGGTGGAGCCGTCGCCCAGCACGAGCTCCTCGCCGACCACGCCGGGGACCGGCGCGCCCATGTCCACGGTGCAGCCCGTCACCCGTCCGTCCGACCCGCGGTGGCAGCGGACGTGCTTGGTGCCCGCACGCGTGTCGACGCGGACCACGTCGCCCTCGACGATCCCGCGGTCGGCGACGTACTTCGCGACGGTCCGCACGCCGTTGCCGCACATCTCGGCGATCGACCCGTCGGCGTTGCGGTAGTCCATGAACACGTCAGCGTCGACCCCAGCCCGCGGCGCCCCGACGCGGATGACCCCGTCCCCGCCGATGCCGCGCCGCCGGTCGCACAGGGCGCGGACGGCTGCGGGCGGGAGATCGAGGGCGTCCTCGAGATCGCACAGCAGGACGAAGTCGTTGCCGGCGCCGTGCACCTTGGTGAACGGCAGGTCTGCTGGCCTCACCCGCTGCGTCAAGCCGATCCGTCCGTCACGTGTCTCCCCGGTCCTCGTGGGCGCTGCCCCGGCCGGCGAGCGCCGTGACGACGCGGTCGCCTGCGCGGTCGGGAGGGTCCCACCCTACCCGTGGATCGCGGCGGAACCAGCGGCGTTGCCGGGCTGCGAACCGCCGCGTCCGCGCGGCGATGGCGTCGACCAGGTCGTCGGGCACCACGCCACCCCCCGCGCGGACGTGGGCGATCAGCTCGGCGTACCCGATCGCCTGTGCAGCCGTGGCGGAGAGGTCGCGGTCGGCCAGCGCGCGGCACTCCCCCACCCAGCCCGCGGCCAGCATCTGGCGGGTCCGGGCGTCGATGCGGTCGGCGAGCGCAGCCGGGGGGTGGTGGACGCCGACGATGCGCAGGCCCGGGTAGATCGACGTGTGGTCCTCCCACGCGGTCCGGTAGGACGAGAACGGGCGGCCGGTCAACGCGGCCACCTCGAGCGCGCGGGTGATCCGCCGGGTGTTGGAGGGCTCGATGCGCGCCGCGGCCGCCGGGTCGTCCGCTGCCAGGCGGGCGTGGGCGGCCGGTGGGTCAGCGGCGACGTCGGCCTCGATGCGAGGCCGCAAGTCGGGGTCGGTGGGCGGGAACTCGAGGGCGTCGACGACGGCGCGGAGGTACAGCCCCGAGCCGCCGACCAGCAGCGCCGGCCGTCCCGCGGCCCGCACCTCGTCGATCGCCGCGCGGGCCCGCGCCTGGAACCAGGAGACGGTGCACTCCTCCTCGACCTCGAGGACGTCGACCATCCGGTGGGGCACCCGCGCGCGGTCGGCGGCGGTGGGGGTCGCGGTCCCGATGTCCATGCCCCGGTAGACGGTGAAGGCGTCCACGGCGACGATCACCGCTCCGGCGGCGTCAGCCGCCTCGAGCGCGAGGGCGGACTTGCCGCTGCCCGTCGGGCCGACCAGGGCGACGATGGGCGGACCGTCGGCCCCGCCCGCTGGGGTGGCCACGGTCAGGTGCTGGCCGCCACGACGTAGCCGACCCCGAGGGGGGCGCCGCTGGCCCGGACCGCGGTGACGAGGTCGAGGTCGGCGGCGAGCGCGCCGACGACCCGCAGCGCACCCGCCCCCCGGGAGTGGGCGCGGGCGGCCAGGTCGAGGTCGATGGCCAGCAGGTCCGCCGGCCGGCCGTCCAGCGCGGCGACGACGGCCTCGTCGAACGCCGTGGAGGCCTCCGCCGCGGTCGGCCGGGGCGGTTTGCGCCCGGGCCCGGCGCCGAGGTCGCCGGCGCCGACCACCGCGACGCTGCGGTCGGCGGCCAGGTCGGCCAGGAGCCGCGCGACGGCGCGCGCGTCCGCGACGGTCACGTCGCTCGGCACCGACACCCCGACCGCGGTCGTGCCCGGCGGGACCAACCGGGCCATGACCCGCAGGTCACCGCCGCCGTCGG of Euzebya sp. contains these proteins:
- the miaA gene encoding tRNA (adenosine(37)-N6)-dimethylallyltransferase MiaA — translated: MATPAGGADGPPIVALVGPTGSGKSALALEAADAAGAVIVAVDAFTVYRGMDIGTATPTAADRARVPHRMVDVLEVEEECTVSWFQARARAAIDEVRAAGRPALLVGGSGLYLRAVVDALEFPPTDPDLRPRIEADVAADPPAAHARLAADDPAAAARIEPSNTRRITRALEVAALTGRPFSSYRTAWEDHTSIYPGLRIVGVHHPPAALADRIDARTRQMLAAGWVGECRALADRDLSATAAQAIGYAELIAHVRAGGGVVPDDLVDAIAARTRRFAARQRRWFRRDPRVGWDPPDRAGDRVVTALAGRGSAHEDRGDT
- the dapF gene encoding diaminopimelate epimerase — its product is MRPADLPFTKVHGAGNDFVLLCDLEDALDLPPAAVRALCDRRRGIGGDGVIRVGAPRAGVDADVFMDYRNADGSIAEMCGNGVRTVAKYVADRGIVEGDVVRVDTRAGTKHVRCHRGSDGRVTGCTVDMGAPVPGVVGEELVLGDGSTVTVTTVSMGNPHAVIVVDDVAAAPVHVVGPLLERHEVFGEGTNVEFITVPDRGTVHGRIWERGVGETLASGTGGSAMAVAAALVGLADREVDVHLPGGILTIAWTDETLFVTGPAVEVASGIVDETWWATATGGT
- the hflX gene encoding GTPase HflX, whose product is MADHREPRPARLQGATPRPSERAQDQQEEAQLQLRRAQRRRAEAERVAEGAPQEGVAIFRPVDTAVLVAVALPGQSSHQVDASLDELEQLLDTAGGETVGRVVQRRDTPDVATFIGRGKVAELRDMAAALGADSVIFDDDLSPAQQRNLEERLKVKVLDRTIVILDIFAQHASSSEGTAQVELAQLTYLLPRLRGWGQALSRQAGGVGVGMRGPGETQLEVDRRKLNRRITKLKRDLKDFEQVRRTKSANRRRNRVPTVALVGYTNAGKSTLMNAITGADVLVADQLFATLDTTARQLDLPDSRTVVLTDTVGFVRKLPTALVEAFKSTLEDTIEADLLLHVVDASHPEAEAHVLAVDETLTEIGAGDLPRLIVLNKSDLTDADTVRGLARAVADRALKGGVISVSAVTGQGIDALIDLVADRVPPRRRIVEALVPYARADVVNTAYEGGEVLKREDREDGTWIVASVTRQAAADLLPFAESDPWAADED